The Streptomyces phaeolivaceus genome has a window encoding:
- a CDS encoding carbohydrate ABC transporter permease produces the protein MWRYGRPALVLLLAGLAVGVPLWLVLVTSAKPQAEAIGTNLDLPRHWQPGANYEDAVAQGEMLRGLLNSLLVVVPSVVLVLILGAGAAWVFARRRSRLVSAAYALCISGLLLPPAVITIVMELRQLGLAGTRPGMIAVYTGMYLSTSIFFMTGFIRAIPMELEEAARIDGAKPFRIFARIVLPLLRPVIATATIMVMLYAWSDIFYAFFVLGGGDRATLPLNLYKVASAQLYLNNWHLVFAYVVVMSLPMVAVFLVGQRKIVSGITSGAVK, from the coding sequence ATGTGGCGCTACGGCCGCCCCGCCCTGGTCCTCCTGCTCGCCGGGCTCGCCGTCGGCGTCCCCCTGTGGCTGGTCCTCGTCACCTCCGCCAAACCGCAGGCGGAGGCCATCGGAACGAACCTCGACCTGCCGCGGCACTGGCAGCCCGGCGCCAACTACGAGGACGCCGTCGCCCAGGGCGAGATGCTGCGCGGCCTCCTCAACTCCCTGCTGGTCGTGGTCCCTTCGGTCGTGCTCGTGCTGATCCTGGGCGCGGGAGCCGCCTGGGTCTTCGCGCGCCGCAGGTCGCGGCTGGTGTCGGCGGCGTACGCGCTGTGCATCAGCGGACTGCTGCTGCCGCCGGCCGTCATCACCATCGTGATGGAGCTGCGGCAGCTGGGACTGGCCGGCACCCGGCCCGGAATGATCGCCGTCTACACCGGGATGTACCTCTCCACCTCGATCTTCTTCATGACGGGCTTCATCCGCGCCATCCCGATGGAACTGGAGGAGGCGGCCCGGATCGACGGGGCGAAGCCCTTCCGGATCTTCGCGCGGATCGTCCTGCCGCTCCTCCGGCCGGTCATCGCCACCGCCACGATCATGGTGATGCTCTACGCCTGGAGCGACATCTTCTACGCCTTCTTCGTCCTCGGCGGCGGTGACCGGGCCACCCTCCCGCTCAACCTCTACAAGGTCGCGAGCGCCCAGCTCTACCTCAACAACTGGCATCTCGTCTTCGCGTACGTCGTCGTGATGAGCCTGCCGATGGTCGCCGTCTTCCTCGTCGGCCAGCGAAAGATCGTGTCCGGAATCACCAGTGGAGCCGTCAAATGA